The DNA window CAACTCCCTTTCCGTGATTTCTTCCCAGGCAGCAGAATCCGCTGCCTTTGGTTGTTCGGCGATCGTCGCTTCAGGGAATACCAGGCCTGCGGCAAGGCACGTAACGCAGGCCGTTATCGACAACCTGAAACGGTTGAGTAATACAAAAAACATGGTGCAGCTGCTCCTCCCAATCCGCGGTGCTTCCCATCGGTTCGAGCGCATGATTGGAGAGGTCGCACCTGTTCAAGTAAAGCATCCGTAACTCTGCTGCGTCCACCCACGAAAACCCAAGTGGTCGCACGCAGGTTCGGTCCGACGGCCGTTCGTCTGCATGCGGCAAACGAACGGCCTGACGATTACGGCGAGTCGTTAACCAATCTGGTTCTCGCCGCGGTTCTCGGCCTGGTGGATGGTCAGCGGCCAGCCCGGGAACTGGTTGCCAGGCTTGCCGTCGGACGCGTCGACCAGGAAGCGGAACGACTCGATGTGGTACGTCTTTTTGTCGACGTCGAACGTCACCATGCCAAAGCCGCTGCCTTTCTCATGGGCCCGGTCGTAGCGGTTCGGCGCCCGGCCCACTTCGGGATTGCCCACGGCGTATACGTAGACATTGTTGCCGAACGTGTCGACGAACTCGCCCGTATTGGCCAGGCCGTGCTTGGGGCGATTGGCGTGCTCCATCCCCACTTCATCAGGGCGCCACCAGCGGGGATACCCGACGGCGACGGCGGGCGGGCAGAACGACCAGCTGCTGTCGCGCTGCTCGCCGCCGCCGTACTGGCAGAGCGTGGTCAAATGCTGGTCGCCGTTGATATGCAGCGCCATCGCAGGCCGCAGAATGTCGACCGCCCGGCGCCGGGGCGTTTGCGGCCAGGCGCCCGAATCGAGATCGCCTTTGAGATAGCCGTCGTAGCTGCCGTGGTGGGTCGCCACGCCGGCGAACACCGTCTGGCTGAGCAGCGCCTTGAGCGTATGGCCGCGCCAGTCTTCGGCCCAATGCTTGAGAAACGCTTCCTGGCGTTCGCCCAGCAGCACCAGTCCCGGCTTGTCGAGCGTGCGGCAATCGAACTTGGGATCCAGCACATGGTCGGCCCGGCCGCTGCCCGTATCGACCCGTTCGGGTCCGCTTTTCCATTGACGATCGCCGATAATCCCGAAGCTCACGCCGCCGTAGACCATGTCGCCGAAATAGACGCTGATATCCTGCAGGCAAGGCGTCGCATCGAACGGATCGGGGTGATGGCCAACGTTCGTGCGATGCACCACGTTCACCATTTTGGCCGGCTGGGCGTAACCGCCTTTGGACGAAGCGCCCGAGTCGCCCTGGTTCATTTTGGCGCCGCCTTCGCCCCAGATGTTCCCCTGGAACACATCGTGATCGTCGGGCAGGCAGAGCGTGGGCTGGTCGCACATGACGGAGCGGAACGCCCAGCCAAACTGATAGAACTTGCGCAGATAGTTCAAAATTGCCGGGTCGGCCGGCTCCCTGATGATGCCGAAGCCGCCGTGGTTTTCATACAGCTGGTCGCCCGAGAAAAGCATCAGGTCGGGCTTCAGCCGGGCCAGATTCCGCACCACCGGCTCGTAAGGGAACGCGTAGTCGTTCTGGCAGGTGAGCGTCGCCATGCGGAGCGGACGGCCGGCCGGATTGGCCTGGATCGTTCCGGTCCATTCGTCGGGCGTTTCCGAACCGTCGGTATGTTTCTCCCGATAGACAAGCTTGTAAGGCGTCGCTTTGCTTTCGTCCCAGTTGGGAACGCGGAAGGCGGCGACCCAGGCGTCGGGGTCCAGCTTCGCTTCGCCCAGCGACTTCCAGTCGTCGCCGGTCTGGATGAGCAGTTCGACGGTCTGGTTGTCCTGGGCTCCCAGCGGCCCGGTCAGGGCGCTGATCTTCATCACAAAGCCTTCTTTGGATCGCGAATCGCTCAGCGAGTACATCGACCAGAGCAGCGGACCAAACCGCTGAGCCGGGCTGACCGTAAAGGCGTCGCCTTCCATCTGCCAGGAGCGGAAGCGATAGCGCGACCGGGCCGCCGGCGGCTGTTTGGCTCCGCGCCGCTGCGGGGGCGAGTAATTGCTGACCAGCGCCACATTCCCCAGCAGCGCGTCGCCCGGCGCCAGGTACGAAACCTTCCCCAGGCTGGCTCCGCTCTCGGGAGACATGGCTTCCAAAGTCAGAGCGACCTTGTCGTCCTGCGCCACGGCGGTCAGCAGCAGGTCGAAGGCCTTTAGACCGGCGGCGTCCTTCAGCGGGGCCTGTTTGGGGCCGAGCACCAGCTGCCCGTCGCGGACACCGGCGTTCAGGCCATTGCCGGCGAAGCAGTTGCTGCGATGTTCGTTGATATCGCTCCGCACGCCGATGCGGAAACCGGCTCCGGCGTCTTTCCCTTTGGTCTCGACCTGTTCGACCCGCACCGTCATGCGGAAGCCCTGGTCGGGCCGCGTGATCTGATGCGTGAGGGAATGCACGCTGCGGTTGCCGCCCAGGTTCTGGCACTCAGCGGCGCCGTCGACGATCCGCCAGTCTTCCATCGGGTTGGCCCAGTAGTCCCCGCCCAGCCAGACGCGATCATGCGTTTTGCTCCACGCATCCGCGACTTCG is part of the Lignipirellula cremea genome and encodes:
- a CDS encoding alkaline phosphatase D family protein; translated protein: MRNDPDRRTVLKLAAAASAVVSVGASRADGAGAAEVEVADAWSKTHDRVWLGGDYWANPMEDWRIVDGAAECQNLGGNRSVHSLTHQITRPDQGFRMTVRVEQVETKGKDAGAGFRIGVRSDINEHRSNCFAGNGLNAGVRDGQLVLGPKQAPLKDAAGLKAFDLLLTAVAQDDKVALTLEAMSPESGASLGKVSYLAPGDALLGNVALVSNYSPPQRRGAKQPPAARSRYRFRSWQMEGDAFTVSPAQRFGPLLWSMYSLSDSRSKEGFVMKISALTGPLGAQDNQTVELLIQTGDDWKSLGEAKLDPDAWVAAFRVPNWDESKATPYKLVYREKHTDGSETPDEWTGTIQANPAGRPLRMATLTCQNDYAFPYEPVVRNLARLKPDLMLFSGDQLYENHGGFGIIREPADPAILNYLRKFYQFGWAFRSVMCDQPTLCLPDDHDVFQGNIWGEGGAKMNQGDSGASSKGGYAQPAKMVNVVHRTNVGHHPDPFDATPCLQDISVYFGDMVYGGVSFGIIGDRQWKSGPERVDTGSGRADHVLDPKFDCRTLDKPGLVLLGERQEAFLKHWAEDWRGHTLKALLSQTVFAGVATHHGSYDGYLKGDLDSGAWPQTPRRRAVDILRPAMALHINGDQHLTTLCQYGGGEQRDSSWSFCPPAVAVGYPRWWRPDEVGMEHANRPKHGLANTGEFVDTFGNNVYVYAVGNPEVGRAPNRYDRAHEKGSGFGMVTFDVDKKTYHIESFRFLVDASDGKPGNQFPGWPLTIHQAENRGENQIG